Proteins from one Anthonomus grandis grandis chromosome 8, icAntGran1.3, whole genome shotgun sequence genomic window:
- the LOC126739270 gene encoding ragulator complex protein LAMTOR4 homolog produces MDLYNVPGVTGYLTLNADGAVLASGGDLDNDERTANILYGLLGSANDRLDPAAFDQGFKRLSVTYDDHAYVVCLSNRKIHIVKRQIDLSE; encoded by the exons ATGGATCTCTACAATGTCCCTGGAGTTACTGGATATCTCACTTTGAATGCTGATGGGGCTGTTCTTGCTAGTGGCGGAGATTTAGACAATGATGAGAGGACTGCTAACATTTTATATGGATTATTAGGATCAGCTAATGatag ACTAGATCCAGCAGCTTTCGATCAGGGATTTAAAAGGCTTTCAGTTACATATGACGATCATGCTTATGTAGTTTGTTTGAGTAATAGAAAG atacATATTGTGAAACGACAAATAGACTTAAGTGAATAA